In Hyla sarda isolate aHylSar1 chromosome 12, aHylSar1.hap1, whole genome shotgun sequence, a genomic segment contains:
- the GPATCH8 gene encoding G patch domain-containing protein 8 isoform X1, with the protein MAADRFSRFNEDRDFQGNHFDQYEDGHLEIEQSSLDKPIESDNIGHRLLQKHGWKLGQGLGKSLQGRTDPIPIVVKYDVMGMGRMEMELDYAEDATERRRVLEVEKEDTEELRQKYKDFVDKEKAIAKALEELRANFYCELCDKQYQKHQEFDNHINSYDHAHKQRLKDLKQREYARNVSSRSRKDERKQEKALRRLLELAEQRKQAESSAPGSGPMFKTTTVAVDEDSVEDDDVPLSTCSTMQDSPKHIQEEKVSQMIICSPTQPTSPAITFGFKNTSGPSSLQKVGFSFSFAKKTPLKLESSAAVVFKDHGEEVASMEEEKEEEKMPTELICSVKSIEGENLKESENKVEEEEGQEDNGASLASTLSKLKKMKREERGTHAGEPEYYHYMPPAHCKVKPNFQFLLFMRSTEQTQVENVPQKNEKKQAVVTKSKPVKQTENKSEKSAGEGKTSLPQPVVSNASLVLPKVDKKDDAVDKETCNTTNEEPPKSSPTPAKELQERPKHPTGPFFPVLSKDESTTLQWPSELLIFTQAEPSISYSCNPLYFDFKLSRNKDGKAKTVEKPKDNPGTSKDSTAEADSSKDPNVTFKKESVPVVHTCGAQAKVSTAPSGDVKPEPLEEGNKGEALRKSHKQKKKKKHKKSSKRKRKHKDGDEGSEQKMKKRKKHKHKKSKGGSSRTVLKVEDTEKSTSPALGGRSKDTAPGKLLTKEDSIGNCSNKPDLHTSSKEPENKKTKTEPKQSLPPPAQSSLSSSHRNTPIKASKRRSSAEYDSEDDTSRKKSTSRYSDEYESASERSRSRSRSGKRRRSYSSSSGGSSDRSQYSHDRSYSDSDYSDYSSGSRRRSKRRSPGSDSDSVASKKHSTRHKYSSSDYSRSRSRSRSRSRRSRSRGRGRSSSSSRSRSKRRSRSLTGHSWKRSRSYSRDRSASVRSHSGKGSHGRDSVDSRRSARRDFNRSKIYRSQSPHYSRSSNRREGSRGSEARGASGTNLPRSSTEKDTGRCSLTAKQLLEKIQSRRLEKAASTTDDGNSKSGSKVKDPPQGYFGPKLPPALGTKTAQLPLIGKLPAVSKSIAPQKSENESGETSVTVDGQQEKENTSARADNVPESEPPASVAEPVSQEESVCFQPPAEGIDEGTAPNPLGNGSLPFPPLHGRMVPPPPDSDFFHASTYPPVNVDSIRPDGEDEEDEEDEEEEEGSLAPLESQPITFTPEEMEKYSKLQQAAQQHIQQQLLAKQVKNFPAGAVPQALQPATQALQPIHIQQAPPPVSAASITTVQHAILQHAAAAAAIGIPPHHPQTLAQVHHIPQPHLAPISLSHLTHSLIPAHPAAFLASHPIHIIPASALHHAGPLTLHHVPHALYPTLFAPRPASAAAATALHLHPLLHPIFSGQDLQHPPSHGT; encoded by the exons TTGGACTATGCAGAAGATGCCACAGAAAGAAGACGCGTCCTGGAGGTAGAAAAAGAAGACACTGAGGAGCTTAGGCAGAAGTATAAG GATTTTGTGGATAAGGAGAAGGCCATTGCAAAAGCCTTGGAAGAGTTACGGGCCAACTTCTACTGTGAGTTATGTGACAAGCAGTATCAGAAGCACCAGGAGTTTGACAACCACATAAACTCTTATGACCACGCACACAAGCAG AGATTGAAGGACCTTAAACAGAGAGAGTATGCCCGAAATGTCTCCTCTCGTTCACGAAAAGATGAGCGCAAGCAGGAAAAGGCTCTGCGACGTCTTCTTGAATTGGCAGAGCAGAGAAAGCAGGCTGAAAG CAGTGCTCCTGGCAGTGGTCCCATGTTCAAGACAACTACAGTTGCTGTGGATGAGGATTCTGTGGAAGATGATGATGTGCCTCTTAGTACGTGCTCAACAATGCAAGACAGCCCTAAACATATTCAGGAAGAGAAAGTGTCTCAAATGATTATCTGTTCTCCTACTCAACCCACTTCCCCAGCCATAACATTTGGTTTTAAAAACACATCTGGCCCATCCTCTCTTCAGAAAGTAGGTTTCTCCTTCTCTTTTGCCAAGAAAACACCTTTGAAGTTAGAGTCCTCAGCAGCTGTCGTCTTCAAGGATCATGGTGAAGAGGTGGCATCAATGGAAGAGGAAAAGGAGGAAGAGAAGATGCCCACTGAACTAATATGTTCTGTAAAGTCAATAGAGGGGGAGAACCTCAAAGAGAGTGAAAATaaagtggaggaggaggaaggccaAGAGGATAATGGTGCTTCACTTGCAAGCACTTTATCTAAATTGAAGAAGATGAAGCGTGAAGAACGGGGGACACATGCTGGTGAACCAGAGTACTATCACTACATGCCTCCTGCTCATTGCAAGGTGAAACCGAATTTTCAGTTTTTGCTCTTCATGAGATCCACCGAGCAAACACAGGTGGAGAATGTCCCCCAGAAGAATGAAAAGAAACAAGCTGTTGTCACCAAGTCCAAGCCTGTCAAACAGAccgaaaacaaaagtgaaaagagTGCTGGTGAAGGCAAGACGTCTTTGCCTCAACCAGTTGTAAGCAATGCTTCTCTGGTTTTACCCAAAGTTGACAAGAAAGATGATGCAGTAGATAAAGAAACATGTAACACTACAAATGAAGAACCCCCTAAAAGTTCCCCCACACCTGCAAAAGAACTGCAGGAAAGGCCCAAGCACCCAACTGGTCCTTTTTTTCCAGTCCTGAGCAAGGATGAGAGCACAACACTTCAGTGGCCCTCTGAGCTTTTGATATTCACTCAAGCAGAACCTTCTATCTCCTATAGCTGTAATCCATTATATTTTGACTTTAAACTTTccagaaataaagatggaaaggcCAAAACTGTGGAGAAACCTAAAGATAACCCAGGTACAAGCAAAGATAGCACAGCTGAAGCTGATTCAAGCAAAGACCCGAATGTCACATTTAAAAAGGAATCCGTTCCAGTGGTACACACTTGTGGAGCACAAGCAAAAGTCTCCACTGCTCCTTCTGGTGATGTCAAACCTGAACCCCTTGAAGAAGGTAACAAAGGAGAAGCTTTGCGGAAGTCTCACAagcagaaaaagaagaaaaagcacaAGAAGAGCAGCAAGCGAAAACGGAAACACAAAGATGGAGACGAGGGTAGTGAACAAAAAAtgaagaaaaggaagaagcaTAAGCACAAAAAGTCAAAAGGTGGTTCTTCCAGAACAGTATTGAAAGTAGAAGATACAGAGAAAAGTACATCTCCTGCACTGGGAGGTCGCTCAAAAGACACCGCACCAGGAAAGCTGCTGACCAAAGAGGACAGCATTGGAAATTGTAGTAATAAACCAGACCTTCATACTTCCTCCAAAGAGCCAGAGAACAAAAAGACTAAAACAGAGCCCAAGCAATCGCTTCCTCCTCCTGCACAATCCTCTTTGTCCTCCTCTCACAGAAATACACCCATTAAGGCCAGTAAGCGCAGAAGCAGTGCAGAGTATGATAGTGAGGATGATACCAGTAGGAAAAAATCCACGTCCAGGTACAGTGATGAGTACGAGTCtgcaagtgagcgatccagaagTCGATCAAGATCTGGAAAACGAAGGCGGTCTTACTCTTCCAGTTCAGGAGGGTCTTCAGATAGAAGCCAATATAGTCATGATCGAAGTTACTCTGATAGTGACTACAGTGATTATAGCAGTGGATCAAGGAGGCGATCAAAGCGAAGGTCACCAGGATCAGACTCAGACTCTGTTGCTTCTAAGAAACATTCCACTAGACATAAATACTCCTCCTCTGATTACAGTCGTAGTCGGTCAAGGAGCAGAAGTCGGTCAAGAAGAAGTAGGAGTCGGGGTAGAGGTAGATCTAGCAGTAGTAGCCGGAGTCGGAGCAAAAGGAGGAGCCGCAGCttaactggtcacagctggaagcGAAGCCGTAGTTACAGTAGGGATCGGAGTGCTAGTGTTCGCAGTCATTCTGGAAAAGGATCTCATGGAAGGGACAGTGTAGATAGCCGTAGAAGTGCTAGACGGGACTTTAACCGATCTAAGATTTATCGCTCACAGTCCCCACATTATTCTCGTTCTAGTAACCGAAGAGAAGGCAGTCGGGGGTCTGAAGCGAGAGGGGCAAGTGGCACTAACTTGCCTCGCAGTAGTACTGAGAAAGATACAGGAAGATGTTCTTTAACTGCAAAACAACTGCTAGAAAAGATCCAGTCTCGACGTTTAGAAAAAGCAGCAAGCACAACAGATGATGGCAACTCCAAGTCAGGATCAAAAGTTAAAGACCCACCTCAGGGATACTTTGGCCCAAAGTTGCCACCTGCTCTTGGTACTAAAACTGCTCAGCTACCATTAATAGGGAAACTGCCAGCAGTGTCCAAAAGCATAGCGCCTCAGAAAAGCGAGAATGAGTCAGGAGAGACATCAGTTACTGTAGATGGGCAGCAGGAGAAAGAGAACACCTCAGCCAGGGCAGATAATGTCCCAGAGTCCGAACCTCCTGCATCTGTTGCAGAGCCAGTCTCCCAAGAGGAATCTGTCTGCTTTCAGCCACCTGCTGAAGGGATTGATGAGGGAACTGCACCTAACCCTTTGGGTAATGGAAGTCTTCCATTTCCACCGCTCCATGGCAGAATGGTGCCTCCACCTCCTGATTCTGATTTTTTTCATGCTTCAACTTACCCTCCTGTCAACGTTGATTCTATTCGGCCAGATGGGGAGGATGAGGAAGATGAAgaggatgaagaggaggaggaaggttCATTAGCTCCCCTGGAAAGCCAGCCTATCACTTTTACTCCTGAGGAAATGGAGAAATACAGCAAACTACAGCAGGCAGCTCAGCAGCACATACAACAGCAGCTGTTGGCCAAACAAGTTAAGAACTTCCCTGCCGGAGCCGTCCCACAAGCTCTGCAGCCTGCTACACAGGCCCTCCAGCCTATACATATTCAGCAGGCACCACCTCCAGTATCTGCTGCCTCTATAACCACTGTACAACATGCCATCCTCCAGCATGCTGCAGCTGCCGCAGCTATTGGCATTCCACCTCACCACCCACAAACTTTGGCACAGGTTCACCACATCCCTCAGCCACATTTGGCTCCCATTTCTCTTTCTCATCTTACTCACTCTCTCATCCCAGCCCATCCTGCTGCTTTTTTAGCTAGCCATCCAATACACATAATCCCTGCTTCTGCCCTGCACCATGCTGGGCCTCTGACccttcatcatgtcccccatgcCCTATACCCAACTCTGTTTGCTCCACGGCCTGCCTCAGCTGCAGCTGCCACAGCTTTACACCTTCATCCTCTCCTTCATCCTATTTTCTCAGGCCAAGACCTGCAACACCCTCCTAGCCATGGGACTTGA